TGGAAATAAACTCAGAGGCAACCCTCTTTAAGAGGGTTGGTTAAAAATAGCTCAGTATGTTTGATATGCCTACCTGTTACCTTTATCGTTAATTCTGGCTTTCAGGAACCGCCAGATTTCAGGGAAGCAGGGGATTACTGCCAGAACAAAAAAGAACAGAGTCAATTTGAATTCGTGTGCAACAAATAAGCCAATGAGGGTGAATAACCCAAACATTACTGACGCCATCCATCTGACATTATTAAAAATATCTTTTATCTGTACTAGCTCAGACTTGACCTGACAGTTACCGGTTATTTATACAGGTGTCTGTCAGGTTAAATCTGGTTCAGATTTTTTTCTGCCCAGAGTCGTTTTCCATCTAGTAATGTTACCTGCCAGCATGGAACAAATTTCGGCAAAGATACTTTTGCCACTGCCTCCGGCTCCGGTGACTTCCAGAAAAAGTTGCCAGTCATAACGATTCGCCAGCACCATAAACAGAGCCGCTAATACTCTATATGCTTTGCTTTCACAGTTGGCAGTTGCTTGATTGAGCCAGCGCCAGAATTGTGGTGCGTGATCTTGCAGAGTTTCCCTCGAAACAGGGGTATTGAATTCAACGTCATTGGCAAGAAGCAGCCAATCATTTTTACGGTGAGGCCGGAACTGACAAGCTTTCAGGTCAAATACGCCATTACTAAACCCGATTAAGTGACGTTCTGGAGGCTGCATCATGGGAAGTTGTAGTTTCAAAGCGTCTACGGCTGAACTAATACCATGCGGTGAATACGGTAATTTCCCTTCCATAAAAGCAGCCACCATTTCCCGCCTTAAATCACGGTCACTGACCGGACGCCAGATAATACCGTCATAATGATGAACGGTTTCCGAAGCACCATCTAGTGCCAGATCACCGTTATAACGTGCCAGCAACACTTCCCCGCGCTGGCTGGCTCCCATCTGGCATAATGTCAGTTTTAAAGGTTCGACATCATTATTAAGCTGAATGGCTGCTTTTTTCTTGGTTGATGTCGGTTGATAAAGCCCCTGAGCAAAGGCTTGTTTTGCCGTGTCTATACCGTGTTGCTGGCGATAATCGTCCCAATCAGCTTTATACTCTGTAGGCGGTAGCGTTACCCATCCGTTAATCGTTTTGGCGGTCTTCTCTACTGCAACCTTGCCGATATTCTTTTTCAGCATGCCGTTTTTGTCTCGTTCTTCCGGTTCGTGCCAGTCGTTATCGACGGCAATGATGATTCTGGAGTTTGGATACTGCGCTCTAACCTGCTCGGCAACAATCAATAGGTTACTTTCATCAATCGCTGCCAGTACCACGCCTTTATGTAGTTGACTGACAGTTAAAGCTGTAGCGTAACCTTCGGTAATGATGATTGTGTCCGGCGTTCCGGTAATCTCAGTGATCGAGATAAAGCTGCCTTTTTTCTGTGTACCTGCAACAAGGTGTTTTTCGCCGTTCGGCTTGATGGTCTGTGCGCCCGTGATTGTGCCATCCAGTGTCTGAGTCACCAGCAACAAAGAACCATC
The sequence above is drawn from the Xenorhabdus ishibashii genome and encodes:
- a CDS encoding toprim domain-containing protein; amino-acid sequence: MADTQSNQTHPKFTSSDKTDEQKPLDFIQTVKKSAMYHWENLLPACGIDIPEKGKHGACSVCGGTDRFHFIDDHHHGNWHCRQCDVPNYGDGLDLVAKTNRISIFEAAKIVADVLALPLPEPKPAKTLTRNAKPIAERIAALVATAVTGESQYLVKKGLQCPNQRLLKDGSLLLVTQTLDGTITGAQTIKPNGEKHLVAGTQKKGSFISITEITGTPDTIIITEGYATALTVSQLHKGVVLAAIDESNLLIVAEQVRAQYPNSRIIIAVDNDWHEPEERDKNGMLKKNIGKVAVEKTAKTINGWVTLPPTEYKADWDDYRQQHGIDTAKQAFAQGLYQPTSTKKKAAIQLNNDVEPLKLTLCQMGASQRGEVLLARYNGDLALDGASETVHHYDGIIWRPVSDRDLRREMVAAFMEGKLPYSPHGISSAVDALKLQLPMMQPPERHLIGFSNGVFDLKACQFRPHRKNDWLLLANDVEFNTPVSRETLQDHAPQFWRWLNQATANCESKAYRVLAALFMVLANRYDWQLFLEVTGAGGSGKSIFAEICSMLAGNITRWKTTLGRKKSEPDLT